CTGGTGAAAACTTACTTGGTCTCCTGGAGGCTAGATTAGACAACACGGTTTATCGTTTAGGCATTGCTCCAACCAGACGTGCTGCACGTCAGTTGGTAAACCACAACCACATTCAAGTTAACGGTGGGGTTGTGAACATTGCTTCTTACACGCTGCGTCCTGGTGATGTAGTGAGTGTACGTGAGAAGTCCAAGTCATTAGAAGCTATTACTACCAGCCTGTCTGCGCGTAATGCCCGTCAATTCACCTGGTTAGAGTGGGATACCAACCTTATGGCTGGTAAGTTTATCGCCACTCCTCAGCGTGATCAGATCCCTGA
This Rufibacter radiotolerans DNA region includes the following protein-coding sequences:
- the rpsD gene encoding 30S ribosomal protein S4; translation: MARYTGPKSKISRRYNEPIFGPSKALAKKAYGPGQHGRGRRKKQSEYAIQLMEKQKAKYIYGVLEKQFANLFDKAARKTGITGENLLGLLEARLDNTVYRLGIAPTRRAARQLVNHNHIQVNGGVVNIASYTLRPGDVVSVREKSKSLEAITTSLSARNARQFTWLEWDTNLMAGKFIATPQRDQIPEKIQEQLIVELYSK